A window from Carassius carassius chromosome 40, fCarCar2.1, whole genome shotgun sequence encodes these proteins:
- the kdelr2b gene encoding ER lumen protein-retaining receptor 2b yields the protein MNVFRLTGDLSHLAAIIILLLKIWKSRSCAGISGKSQILFALVFTTRYLDLLTSFISLYNSSMKVIYIACAYATVYLIYVKFKATYDGNHDTFRAEFLVVPVGGLAFLVNHDFSPLEIMWTFSIYLESVSILPQLFMISKTGEAETITTHYLFFLGLYRALYLINWIWRFYFEGFFDMIAIVAGIVQTILYCDFFYLYVTKVLKGKKLSLPA from the exons ATGAACGTGTTCAGACTGACAGGGGACCTCTCCCATTTAGCAGCCATCATCATACTCCTGCTGAAGATATGGAAAAGCAGGTCGTGTGCAG GAATATCTGGGAAGAGTCAGATTCTGTTTGCCTTGGTGTTCACCACTCGCTATCTGGACCTTCTCACGTCCTTCATTTCTTTGTACAACTCCAGCATGAAG GTCATCTATATCGCTTGTGCCTATGCCACGGTGTACCTGATATACGTGAAGTTCAAGGCTACGTATGATGGCAACCACGACACATTCAGAGCGGAGTTCCTGGTTGTTCCAGTCGGTGGCCTGGCTTTCCTCGTCAACCACGACTTCTCTCCTTTGGAG ATCATGTGGACGTTCTCCATCTACCTGGAGTCCGTGTCCATCCTCCCACAGCTGTTCATGATCAGCAAGACGGGAGAAGCCGAGACCATCACCACGCACTACCTGTTCTTCCTCGGCCTCTATCGTGCCTTGTATCTCATCAACTGGATCTGGCGCTTCTACTTCGAAGGCTTCTTCGACATGATCGCCATCGTGGCAGGCATCGTTCAGACAATCCTGTACTGTGATTTCTTTTATCTCTATGTAACAAAAG TGTTGAAGGGAAAGAAGCTGAGTCTGCCAGCTTAA